The DNA segment TGTTGAAGAGTCAGACTCTGATGTAGCTCATGAAGAAcataacaacaacaactctTTTAATGAGAATGTGGCTGACACAGGACAGGTTAATCTTATGATCATTGTCTTCATAAGACAAAGTATTTGGGCTAACGTGGCTTTCTCTTTGTCTAAAGGAACATTCATTACATGAAGCCTGGAAAGAAACTGCTTTGCAAGAACAAAGACACCGTTACTCGATTCTTGACGACTACCTCAGCGCTCAACAAATGTCACATGAAATGGTACACTAGAAAAGTCCTTTACAGCTATATAATTTAAGAAAGTGTCAAACTGCAAACTAACATTGTTAGCTCTTCTCTGTGATCAACAGGGACAAATAAGCATGATGGCCTCAAACCGAAATGGATATTCTACTTCCCATCAAAACATACACTCACTGGTATGTATGTAACTGCTTATGTTCTATGGTGTTTAAACTGCTGAAGATCCTTTTATTATATCTCATTGCAGGGACAATCCATAACACAGCAAAGGCTTTATGAAACTGTAAGTTGTTCACTGAATCAAGTCTGCATAACctcaaatatttatttcataGATGAGTTTTTGAGCtggttttaattaaaattcaatGTTGAAAATTATGGCAGGATCAATTAAGTTTCAGACCAGATCAAGTTATGTATGAAAGACTTCAGGACATGGTAAAAGACTTGAACTAGACCTTTTGAAGCTATCTCGGATTTTCTTGcgcttctcttttttttttttttcacaaaagaGTTTTTGTTTATTCATGAATGTTAGGGACAGACAAGTTTTAGACATCATCCTCAGCAACATTGCGAGTCTTCAAAACATCAACAATCCAACAAGAATGTATCTCTCTGAGTTACTTGTCCGTTTAAGCAGGAGAgtttaacattttaatatatttgatttaagttttgatggaaaaaaaattgaatgttTGTGTACAGACAAGTGGTACAGCTAAAAAACTTGTTAGCGGTGGTAAAATGTTTCCTTCTTACGAGTTATGCCTTTTTAGAATCTGAGGGTTCTCTGCATGTAGCTTTCGAGTCAAGATTATATCAAACAATCCTCCTGATCCTTaacacacacacgcacacacacacacacatatatatatatataacaaaagaaaatcatgtgaGCATCGGTTAAGACCCAGAGATATCTGAAACTAGTAAGATGCATAGATGTCTTCGTCACTGCCAAACAAACTTATCTTCGTTTTTGAGACCTTTTCttgaatgaaaaaaattatctttagATCACCAGAATGATATATTAGTAATTGAATGATTTCATATCCAAAAACTAGCTACAGATTGAAAGATTGCCACACATTTCATTAGTTCACAAGTCTTTCAAATCTCAATATGAGATATATATGATATGTCCCTTCGCATTCAGAATTAGATATCTAATAATACGTGAAGTTTGTGGGATCAGATTGCCACGGATAGACAAACCACAATCGAGAGAAATTgaaatcttatattatattaaaaggGAAATTTCAATTCTACCACAAGTTTAATATGAACATAATTCACAGAGCTATGCTGAAAATTCGAAACATTGGCTTAGGACATAATTTTATATAGGACATATTCACAAATTTTATATAGGACATAATTCTCTCccttattattatttcttcttctttttgtgaaGGAAAACATATTGTTCTTGAACATATCACTATTAATATCACTAGGATAAGTTTCTCTTAATCTGTTAGTATTCATTCTAAAAGGGCAAAAAATAAGCTTTTAGattgaaaaattataataaatattatcttCACTAAAGGCTATGTTTGTATGTTACAGTTTTGTTTtccaaattaaatataaaataataaaattcctTTTGGTAATTATTTTGTCAAAATTCTATTACACAAGTTTTTTGTTACTTCACTATAGAAAAATTtagtaagtaaataaaaaatattgttattttatttgacATACGGTATCAGATTTAGATTAAAATGGAAGATTACCATACAATTAAATATTAGCCCACAAGTCTTTCAAGTCTCAATGTGAGATATTTGATAGGATAGACTGAGAGATCACGAACATTTTTGGTATGATCACGAACATGTCCTGAAGTTGCTCTTGAATCATTTAATCGGGTTGACATGGACTGAGAGATCACGTTATGTCGGGTTTGAACTCGGGTTGTCACATAATTAAGAAATGTTTTGTGTATCAAAAGTATAATAGTTTctctattttgtttttatataaacGCAAACACATATTGTGTCAAAACAAATTTAAACCGTACTTTTGTTTAAGAAGTAGTTAGactaatcatatatataattactcATAATTTTTTGCTGTCCAAAAGCAAATATGAGAAGTAGAAGAAATTTTCCACAAGTTTGAATTCAAACGAAGAATTATCTTTGAGGTTTTCCTTGTAGAAAGATAATATAACTCACATGTCAACTACTTAAATCATATTATCATATAGTCCCTTGAACATTGGTGAGCACTAAGAATTGTGATTTTTGGTCAAGATGTTTGACGCCAACTTACTATTGACTTCTTGAAAGCATCTTTTATTGGCTGCATATACAGTTTTTGCGTGTTTGACTCCTTTTTCGTACTTATATAGTGGaaattttggtatttggatTGGGTTTTCAAGTGTTTAATTAAGTATTTTACAATTACTTGAATGCCTAATATTTAATTcaagataagtaaattttaaTGTTAAAGTTATTTGAGTAACTTAAATCGATTTttaaagttgacaaaaaaaatcgattttaaaaatttttagaATTGAAATACTATTggtgattttttaataaaaacttcAAGTCTTCTGGTCCATCGGTCGTGTACGTTCTTTTGTACATATTACATAGTACTTGGATTTGTGTATTTTAATAAGGCGTTAGGAAGCTTCATCAAATAAACCCACCGCCTAATTGACGAACTAGTGACAGCTGGTTAAACGGTAATTAAATCTATTTTGGGTTTATTGAAATGACAATACTTACGCTTAAAATTTCTTACAATAAAATAGTCACGTTAGTATGATACATACAGTAAAtttattaatgaataattaAGTATATTATATTCTTTAACTTGTTACTTGTAACGACGTTATCAGCTTCCGTCATTGCTCACGTCATATATAGACGATCCTTAATTAATAGCAAGTTTTCTGGATTgggaaatttattttgtttgctTCAGTTTTTATTATCTTAAGTTTGaacaaaaattacaaatataatataattgatatagttaaagaaaaagaagctACTATAATAAATTTTAGTGATATCCAAGCCAATCATTCTAACAGcatttacattttattttaaaagtttgagTCCTTTAGAAAGAAAGAATGAATTAGTCATCGACTCCTCGTTATCGATCAAGAAAAAATCTCAGCACTAGCAAAACTAATTTATACCTGAATTTATATCGATGATCATGAGCAATCCTTAAAGATTATCACACTCTCCGACCGCAAAAGTTTTACATATGCAACTATcctatatatattctaaatagtTGGTcaaatgtgaaaaaaaaactgattttggagttttttttttatcactatGCAATTATCCTAAAtgcattttaaatgaattaatgatgaattttataaattacCAAACGACTTGGTAGAATGTGAGTCTAAATGGGGAGATTACTTTTCTTTCATCCCACAAGTGGTTCTGGACGCTAGGTGAAACATTCGTAACAGGTCtccaaaatttttgaaaaaattatatacaaataagttttttaaaaaaaatttaggcattcgaatttgtaaaaaataaaatttacatagaTCCAGTATAAGTCCCCAAAATCTTAGGTCAACTCCTATCGGACGGTAAAACGGTAAGATAGTGTtgaatttaatgttttttttctccaaCCAGACTGTAAATATGACGGTATTATAGTGTGATTCTCTTTCTTGCTACAGTGCTACACCATATTTGGTGGTACACTGTAGCAACggcaaaaagttttttttttcaaaactgttttttttttgttaaaccaaaactgtttttttttgttaaaccaaactgttttttttagttaaaccACAACTGTTAATTTCAGTGGGTATTATATAACtacatttgatttatattaCCTTTTTACAATTgcatcaattattttaaataaaaataagtttatcattattattttgttcTCTTAAGTGTAAACATTGAAAATTTAGAATAcataacaaattttaatttagacattgaaaattgaaaatacataacaaattttaatttagacattgaaaatttaaattacgaaattaaaattaatattttaatataatatatttacatttgaaatatgttaatattttaatataatatttcgctacataatatatttatataataattagtatttattaaaactaaaagaatcttaattaataatataataataaagaatattctttttggtgtaatatttggtgttgtggttggagactcaaaaaattttaatgttaaaattataCTAAAATGGTGTGATTTTGACACCAGAATGATgttatgggttggagatgccctcaAGGGCCGACCCTGCATACAAGTAAATATcgtaattttgtttaaaaagtaattaGTTTCCAAACCAATGGCATATAAAAAGATGCATTGACCAGTAAACGATCGAGAGAACCGAAAAGAGAGGAAATCATCAAAGTCAAGTCTTTCTGTATCATGCTTCATGTTATCACCATTCGTGGTTtcctataaaattattttcatgatCACTCCATCTCCATCCacctaaaatattaatattggtgtacattatacatttttttggtGTAATGTACATTAcacatacatgtatatatatacaacttTCAATACAACACTGAAATTAACTTACATATAAGCTAACGATCTTATGAAatgtaatttttgaaaattagcaCATTACTATAATAAACTtctgataaaataaataaatatgtaaacggtaaaactaaaaatataatcaaCTGATAGTAGTTTTATGCGGACATCTTCGATATGATCATGTTTggatatattttcttttcttgttttttgtttgtgaaaaacatatattttcttcttctggTGGAAGCGatttgcaaaagaaaaaatgttaaattttactTATCCTGGGTGATGATTAGTTGGTTAAATACAGTTGCTTTAGAAAGTGTCAAATATTTTGTtcattagaaaataatataaaatattttccagTCTAAAAAGGAAAcgatttgaaattttaaataattaagaaaatttaaTGTTTAAGATGAAAATTTAACGGATGAACCTACTTGCGCTTAAGAAAACCTACCATCAAACCCACAATCAAAACGAAGCAAATGTTTTCTATATACCCGAAGTAATTTTGGGGTCAATTTCGATGCAAAGAATAATGAAAATCCCTGAAAAGGCTGAACATCCTTATAATTTAACCATAGCTGAACTATGCAGATAGTAGTGACCAACTACTGAATCACCATAAATTGTTTACATCAATAGAACATTACCcgaatattttcaataaaagaaaacattataCGAATATTTAAACTAAATACTAGTTTATACAATTACTTCCTCAACACTCATAATGATTTTACACACTGCCCAAATTATTTGATTGAgttattaaaatacaaaacgTATTAAAAATTGAAGGTACAAGTCAACGACCATCAAtagttctattttattttatttcagggTTAGTACGACCATCAATGGTTACATCTCCTTCGCATATATAAGTGTAACCTTAACCTTAATcctaaagcatatgcaatgaaTACACGGTacaccaaagaaaaaaataaaataaacagagaaaacaaaaaaaaagtccaaTGAACAACAACTCGTCTAGAGCAGGCCAGTGGTTACAACACTATGAACCACACCAAGTTCAAGAGCTTAGTCCATGCTTCAATGGTATTAATATGATGCCATCATCCCTCGGAGACGGCGGTGGTATTGTGGAGGCTCATGAAACGTCTGGAAGAAGATCTAGGGCTTCGAGGAGAGCCGTACCAACGACTCTTCTGAACGCAAACCCTAGCAATTTCCGAGCTCTTGTGCAGAAATTCACTGGACGCTCTTCTGGTGGTGAATCCAACCGTAGAAGGGGTCCGGTGACTCTGGATTTCGGTTCTCCAACTACAATCTCGAAAGAAGCTATctttccggtctccggagatcGAAAGAGTTATGGTCACGATCATGTGCTTAACCAGCATGTGAATAACGAGCGTCACGTGACTTGGTCAGGTACGGAAGCTACGACGACCTATCAGCTGGGTGAAGAAAGTAACTCCGTGTTTGATCAACAAGATCATGATCTTTTGAGGGAATATTCAGTGAACAGTAGTTATGATGATGGCTTGGATCATGTGGATTATTATTATCACGATTTTCACCAAGCGACGGAAACGTTGGAGGAGTTTATGATGAGCGATCTTGATTTATAATATAGCTTCTTTTTAGTAATTAGATGAAGATGAAAATAATGATTATCATGATGTTACTACTCAaggggattttttttttttgggggtgggggggggggggggggggggagaaagAATATTTCATTAAGCATTTCTAATAATATGTGtaataaacattttgttttctgTTCCTATAGATGATGAAGATTTTGTACGTCGATTATCTTActctattttcttgaaaatgtGGATTTAATATATAGTTCGAAACTTGACATAAGATTTAAGAAAGGGtgattttgttttacatttgtAGGAATGTAAGTACATACGAAAACATTTTTCTTGTACCTATAGAAAAGACTAATATATTGATGACAAAGCAGGACTAATATATTGATGATAAAAACATGTTATGTCAAGTTTCGAACTATATATTAAATCCACATGTTATAAGAAAATCACTTCAAATACTTTGATATGTTTCAGTAAAATGTACTGGATCATATACATCACAGTTAAACAACGACCAAGATATAAGGTAGTACTTtatacttctttttttgttgttgttgttgtgttataACTCTCTATACGTTCTTTTTGTGTTATAACTtaggtttaaatatttttgatatgcGTGTGTGAACAATTGATCTAGTACATATACAATAATTACACATGCAAAAGTGAATGAcacaaataaaactaataaagaaGTAAGGTGATGTCGGAGACTTAGTCATATACTCATGTTCAAAAACGCGTACATTTTTCGTTATTTTTTATGTATTGGTGACAGTTTACAAACATTTGAATGAAGAAAATTCTGCAACGTAAGAGAGATATTTATTTATGCTGTAATTTCATCAGTGAAGCCGACAGAGAGAATTAGTCAAAATAAAGGCCAAAAGCATCATCAGTTGAACAATGTCCGCAGTCAAAAAATTTACTCAATTCTGTCTCCAATTGATTTAGAGATAATGAAAAATCTTAGTTCTCGGTCAAAGTTTAATATCACTCCTACGGATTATATCGCAAAGTCAACTTTGTGTAAATGGTTGTTAGATTCCGTTCACATTTCACTGACATGCTAAAATTGGGTTCAAACTTGCTTTAAAAGAAATTATCTGAATTGTTATACGTAATAATAGGTGCTGGATGGACCATATATTGGTTCATTCGTTATTTTGTTTTAGTGAATCCAAGTGAATATATAGGCTATACAGTTTGTTTTCTAACTGAATAAATTGAAATCATTTTTACAACGTGAACGTCACGATTTGGTAATAACCATATAGTAAAAAAATTGCATATCATATCGCCGAATATCcagtataaaaaaaacatactgGAGAATGGACTCGAAGAAAACTCTAATTTCTCGATTAGATTTTGACTCATTACTTCATATGATAGCACCTGACCCATTCAAACAAGTTAGACGCATAGCTTTGTCCTGCACGCATAAGCTAATTGGTTCTACGAAATTATGAATAGAAATACTTGGCGAGATAAAGACTGACACTTTATCATACATGTAAGGAAACAATGTATTGATAGCTatgttaaatttaaaaaaatataaagtgaCTCTTGAGCATTAAGCAAGGACAATTAACTTCATCGACAAGCAaaataaacacacacacaataaAAAGCAAACAAAACGACGACCAAGTCAATCTAATTAGTTTAAAAGTTTAATTGTATCACCTAAtcaaacaaaaatgttttattgcaatttataattgtttaaagTTGAGGTTATAGCGTGAAAGATGACATGTTTGTTTTTATATGTGATCAAGTGTGAAATGGCCGAGAtaaatcaaattaatatttgtaCGTGTTTTACGTGCATGGAGTTTagctattattattattattattttctcgaTAAACCTAGCTGGTTCGATAACGAAAGCAGATGATATAGAAGGGGAAGTCTAAGATTGAATAATGCTCTCATCAATGAACCGTAAAGTATACAATATATGTCGTGTTTATAGTTAAGCAGTTTTATTTTACTAGCTGGTGCTAACAATACCAAGTAACAAAATGTTATAACTAACTAGACTAGTACAATGTTAGTAAACCTAAACTGACAAGTGGATAAGAAAGATAAGTAAACATGTCGGACCGAAGCGGATGAAACGGAGATGCATAGCTAAAACCGCATATAATAAATGCGATTTTATTCATGTTTCTGAAAGCTTTTTATAATTCTCATCCTCCAAATAAGATTGATGCTCAGTCCGTTTTCCATGTGAGCCTTAAACCACTACTCGTTAAAGATATCATTATATGGAAATGTTTGAAACACATGAACAGCTTTATTACGTGTGAACAAAAATAAGTATTATGTCGATTATTCCCATGAATTTGAGTGAATTAATCTCCACATAACCATTGTAATAAACCATATATAAGGTGGGTCTCACTACAGTTTTTGGTACACAATcttaattttaactaaaatcgCCTCATTGAAAATCCTAAAGAATGGCCGCAAAAATTAAAGCCAAAGGATTGGTAAATGGCCCATATGTTTCAGTGCATTCTCATCTTATTCCCGTTATGTTGACATGGTGTGTGCTTTGCCTACTAGTTTTTGACTTCGTTTTTCTCGCTTAAGTAAAACCAAGGCATCctgatttttaaaaaaggaCAGTAGTCTCTCGCCGTGGCTCAGTGAGGCTCCTGATTGGGGTTTGCCGGAACTTGAAGGGCTGGAGTTTAATGTTTTTGCCCCTAAAGCCATAGGAGTGAAACAACTGAAAAGGTAAAGTCCCCATCGTTTTCCATGTTCATATGAATCTACATAAACCAAAATCCGGTCTGAGACGGTGTAGGAGAAGAATCATGGAAGGACTTGGTTGATAGATGGTGGGACAACAGAACAGACAAAGTAGGATATAGTTTACTCGGACATCAAGCACAGGAAATGGGTGAAGCACTTCGGTGAAATGAGTCTCCTACTTAGTATTATCAAAACAGCCACCAGTCCAGAAGGAACAAGTAAACTGACAGTTATAGCATTATTAGAAACGTTATCTCCACGTAAATGTTCACAAAAATTCTTCACTTCCATCAGAATTGACTCATTAGAGATTCCTTTCTGATCTTTGGTCAATATATGAACTCAGCATAAAAATAGCAAAAATCTCGAGTAACAGGTAACTGGAAATCAACGTTTTGCAAAAGTGTTTCAAGAAGTCAACAGATGCACGAAACAACGTTGAACAAGCTCAACTTACGAAGAAAAAGGAGATGATTCTTGTTCTAATAAAGTAGAAAGAGGAGATGACTAACAAACTATGTActctaaaaacttaaataaaaGGGCTTTCGATACTTCTCTCTCCTTATTCAGCTCATTTCACAGCAGCAAGCTTCCATCATGTCTCTCTGTCTTAGTATCTTCTTCCCTGTTGAAACAGAAACGACCACTTCAGTAACTACTATGTGGAAAATGGAAAAATGCAAGATTTATTTACGGTCAAGCACAACTTACTTGGTCAGGTCCGGGTTGGCCTGCTGGATTATTATTGTTCCAGTCTCCAGCTACATTCCTCTGATCTCCCTGTGGAAATGTCTGATTCTGCTCTTGTCCAGGTCCACCATATCCCTGTCCAAATCCAGGATTGGGAGCTCCAGCTCCCGGTGCAGGACCATAGTTTCCACCCCCCTGCGGACCGTAATTCCTAGGCCCTCCTCCTTGGTTGTAACCTCCTTGTGGCCCTTGGTTAAAGTTCCCAGGTCCGCCTTGTCCGTAACCACCCGGTGGTCCTTGGTAAGGAGGCACGGGAGATCCCTGGCCTTGATTGTAACCACCCTGATACGGAGGCGGTGGAGATCTCGGAGGGCCTTGGTTGTAACCTCCCTGAAACGGTGAAGGAGGAGCTTGTCCAGGAGGACCATAGCTCTGCGGAGGACCACCATatccacctccaccaccaccaccttgCATTGGGGGTTGCTGACCATACTGAGGGTTTCTTTGGAAGTTTTGAGGACCGCCTTGACGGTCAGGTCTTTGATTGAACTTATCACGGGGTTGTCTTCTGTTAGGCTGAAATGGTGGTGGCCTGTGTGTGATCACTCCGTTCTCATACTTATCtcctgaaaataaaataaaaaacgagaaaagaaaatagttatttacaCAATTCCAAGAGTCAGTTTCTATGTATAAtgaatcaaaaaccaaaaactcacCTCCATACTCTTTGTTCGCAGGATCAATGTAGGAATCTGGCAATATAAACACCACTCCGGGTAGATCTGTTCGCAATACCGAACAAGTGAGAATTCTATTCAAACAGTTTATTCAAAATAAAGTCACATAAAAAAAATACCCTTGAATTTCTCTGATTCTTCTTCAGTCATAATCGCTTGAAACCCTTGGTAAGTTGTTGTGCTACAAGCGTAGATCTTGTTTTTGGCCTCTTCCAAGCTGTAATAAATCAACCgcaaacaccaaaaaaaaaaaaagacaataaaacgccaaaaaaaaaaatacaaaacagaaGCAAAGATTAAGACCAATGTATCTCACTCTTGTCTTAGTTTCTAACTAAAGCATCAGTTTAAACAAAACTCATTCGTATCTAACAAACAGCAGACAAACCCATCGAATGTTATTCcatacaaaacaaaactgaagCAAAGCTTTCAGACCAAAGTATCTCACTCTTGTCTAAGGTTCAGACAAATGTATCATTAGTTTCTAACTAAAGCATCAATTACTCAAACAAATCTACAGAGACAAgtctaattaattataatttcaaCACGAACCTGAGTATCAGGGGACAAAGGattataattatacaataaaacgccaaaaaaaaaaaaaacagaagcaaaGCTTCAGACCAATGTATCTCATTATTGTCTTAGTTTCTAACTAAAGCATCAGTTTAAACAAAACTCATCCGTATCTAACAAACAGCAGACAAACCCCATCGAATGTTATTCCATACACAACAAAACTGAAGCATCAGTTTAAACAAAACTCATCCGTATCTCACAAACAGCAGACAAACCCATCGAATGTTATTCCATACACAACAAAACTGCAGCAAAGCTTTCAGACCAAAGTATCTCACTTTCGTCTAAGGTTCAGACAAATGTATCAAACTCTTGTCTTAGTTTCTACAGAgacaaaatttaattaatgtaattCCACGAACCTGATACCAAGCCCTGCGGCGCAAGTCTTCTCATAGGTAGAGACCATTTCCTCAGGGGACAAAGGACTGTCCTTGGGGAAATCCATGGTGATGAGCCAGTGATTGTAATCGCATCCTTCGAACAACACAGTGTTCTCCGTGATCTCATCGCCTTCTTTGTAAAGCTTGTACTGCCTCGTCGAGAACAGCCTCGCCGGAGCTCGAGACGCTCCCGTGAAACGCCCTAAAACGGATCTCTGTAGCACCGTCGATACAGATGGGGTCACGGAGGTTGGAGCAACGGAAGAAGACGGAGAGAGTGTGATTGATCGGTTGAGACATGAAGTGGTGGTGAGTAAAGCTCGTCGGAGACGGTGAGAGTACATAGCCATCGCTGCTGGAGAGAGTTCTGGAGTGTTgacgaaattagggtttttgtgTGAGGTTTTACAACAAGTGAATAAATAGTAATTTCCTTTAAGGCCTTTATGTTTTCGATTTGTTTTAAATTGAGCTATAGAGTTTATCAGTTACACTTACACCCCTTGTTTTCGTTTAAGTAGAACATCATTGGGCCATTAATGGGCTTTAAGCGCGAATCTAAAGAGCTTAAAACGCTGTCGTTTGAAAAAGACGTAACATCATATCTTCTTCATAACTGtatcttctctctgtctctctctccgGCTGCCGTGAAACCATGTGGTCGGCGACGCTCGCTTTCCCTTCCTTTGTGGCTTCATCAACTTCTCTATCGACCTACACAAAACCAAGACTTCCTAAGATTCAAGCTTCGCTATCTAATTACCCTCTCGCCAGCAAAATCATGGTCAGAAGTAAAGTTTCTTCCTTTCACTATTATCCTTTGTTTCAGATTCTAATTCGCTTCTCGCTGAGGAAGCTATTCTGTTTTAATGGTTAATAATGGATGTGACATGTTTTAGTGCCTTGAGGCTTTAACAATCAGTTCTTGTGAACATAATAACAAGCACCATGAAATTGAAGTTGGTTATAACTCATACTATTTGCTGATTTCTCTGTGTTTATTTGCTTTACAATCTGCAGATTTACCGTTTTCCACAAGTGAAGATTTTCTACAAAAGGAGTTTTCAGCTTTTGGAGAGATAGCTGAAGGTGTGTGTGTTTCTCGCTGTGCTCAAATCCAACACTGTGTTTAAAATCAGCTATATAAACTGTTGGTTAATTGATATAACTTTGCTCTTGTGTCTTTGTCTTTCAAAAACAGTTAAGCTTGTCAAAGACGAGTCAATGAAGAGATCAAAAGGTTATGCCTTTATTCAATTCATGTCTCAGGACGATGCCTTTCTAGCCATAGAGACCATGGACCGTAGGGTAATAAGCTTATCCTTAATTGGATTTAACCaagttaaaatttttttaatcaacttAAAATGTTTCTATCATGTTGTAGATGTACAATGGGAGGATGATTTATATAGACATTGCGAAACCAGGGAAGCGTGACTTCCAACAACAGCCCATAACTTCTGGTCCCCCTGAGAAGCTCCAAGTGCCAGAAGAATCAGCTAGTAGTGAGGTCGCTGATTGCTGGTATTAATCGTTAGGACCAAGTTCACGAAACTATGTCTGTATTTGCGTAGAAACATTAAGACAATGATCAAATATGAACacatgttgtttttttttcactacTGATAAACAATCA comes from the Brassica rapa cultivar Chiifu-401-42 chromosome A01, CAAS_Brap_v3.01, whole genome shotgun sequence genome and includes:
- the LOC103857888 gene encoding uncharacterized protein LOC103857888, with protein sequence MNNNSSRAGQWLQHYEPHQVQELSPCFNGINMMPSSLGDGGGIVEAHETSGRRSRASRRAVPTTLLNANPSNFRALVQKFTGRSSGGESNRRRGPVTLDFGSPTTISKEAIFPVSGDRKSYGHDHVLNQHVNNERHVTWSGTEATTTYQLGEESNSVFDQQDHDLLREYSVNSSYDDGLDHVDYYYHDFHQATETLEEFMMSDLDL
- the LOC103857899 gene encoding multiple organellar RNA editing factor 1, mitochondrial; amino-acid sequence: MAMYSHRLRRALLTTTSCLNRSITLSPSSSVAPTSVTPSVSTVLQRSVLGRFTGASRAPARLFSTRQYKLYKEGDEITENTVLFEGCDYNHWLITMDFPKDSPLSPEEMVSTYEKTCAAGLGISLEEAKNKIYACSTTTYQGFQAIMTEEESEKFKDLPGVVFILPDSYIDPANKEYGGDKYENGVITHRPPPFQPNRRQPRDKFNQRPDRQGGPQNFQRNPQYGQQPPMQGGGGGGGYGGPPQSYGPPGQAPPSPFQGGYNQGPPRSPPPPYQGGYNQGQGSPVPPYQGPPGGYGQGGPGNFNQGPQGGYNQGGGPRNYGPQGGGNYGPAPGAGAPNPGFGQGYGGPGQEQNQTFPQGDQRNVAGDWNNNNPAGQPGPDQGRRY
- the LOC103857919 gene encoding organelle RRM domain-containing protein 1, chloroplastic; translation: MWSATLAFPSFVASSTSLSTYTKPRLPKIQASLSNYPLASKIMVRNLPFSTSEDFLQKEFSAFGEIAEVKLVKDESMKRSKGYAFIQFMSQDDAFLAIETMDRRMYNGRMIYIDIAKPGKRDFQQQPITSGPPEKLQVPEESASSEVADCWY